A DNA window from Bacillus carboniphilus contains the following coding sequences:
- a CDS encoding DUF5342 family protein — translation MISHFQYKSIHTSKLFGWSISFFYKGKQVEATYHRDGKIEWHQNQPEEADIELVTKAIHDLMLFHVYDGS, via the coding sequence ATGATCTCACATTTTCAATATAAATCTATTCATACATCCAAGCTATTTGGTTGGTCCATTAGCTTCTTTTATAAGGGCAAACAAGTAGAAGCCACTTACCATCGTGATGGGAAAATTGAATGGCATCAAAACCAGCCAGAGGAAGCAGACATAGAGCTAGTAACCAAAGCCATACATGACTTGATGTTATTTCATGTATACGATGGTTCTTGA
- a CDS encoding YheC/YheD family protein: MLSLGLLSLQPETQPFFSQLAYRAADYGIQCYRFSPLQIHPDTDLIEGERYDLDLQEWVNETFSIPKYLYDRCYYGDDRKSFESKSIIRWLKSRDDLTFLGYGLPNKWMLYEKLSTFDSLSPYLPDTEKAKNVKHIIQVLSRYKTIVLKPVNGAHGYGIYIITLHPKEVTIQTQKKNQIITQTFSLDGAWTNWLSQLIEKKDFLIQPYLSLKNQATQPFDIRIFLQKDERGNWVERGRGVRVGISGGVISNLSGGANVTSYEEWLKDLPKLKRDFIHQEIQSIVKQLPEILEDSFFPLFEVGLDIGIAQDFSVWLLDVNSKPGRSVILSLFPEMEEVLVNAPLRFTRYLYQISKPGRVKK, from the coding sequence ATGTTATCACTCGGATTACTTTCGTTACAACCTGAAACTCAGCCGTTTTTTAGTCAATTAGCCTATCGAGCTGCTGATTATGGTATTCAATGTTACCGTTTTAGTCCACTGCAAATCCATCCAGATACCGACCTAATAGAGGGAGAACGATACGATTTAGATCTACAAGAATGGGTAAACGAAACCTTTTCTATTCCCAAGTATTTGTACGACCGTTGCTATTATGGAGATGACCGAAAATCATTTGAAAGCAAATCCATTATCCGCTGGTTAAAAAGTCGAGACGATTTGACATTTCTCGGGTATGGACTTCCAAACAAATGGATGCTGTACGAAAAGCTCTCAACCTTTGACAGCCTGTCTCCTTACTTACCAGACACAGAAAAAGCAAAGAACGTGAAGCATATCATTCAGGTGCTATCTCGCTATAAAACAATTGTTTTAAAGCCTGTCAATGGCGCTCATGGGTATGGCATCTATATCATCACTCTTCACCCGAAAGAAGTAACCATTCAAACGCAAAAAAAGAACCAGATTATTACCCAAACCTTTTCGCTGGATGGGGCTTGGACGAATTGGCTTTCACAGCTTATTGAAAAAAAGGATTTTTTAATACAGCCTTATCTTTCATTAAAAAATCAAGCTACACAGCCCTTTGATATTCGGATTTTCCTCCAAAAAGATGAGCGTGGAAATTGGGTTGAGAGAGGACGTGGGGTCCGTGTTGGAATATCAGGAGGTGTTATTTCAAATTTAAGTGGAGGGGCAAATGTTACATCCTATGAAGAATGGCTAAAGGACCTACCTAAATTAAAAAGGGATTTTATCCATCAAGAGATTCAGTCTATAGTGAAACAGCTTCCTGAGATACTAGAAGACTCTTTCTTCCCTCTGTTTGAGGTTGGTCTAGACATTGGTATTGCCCAAGACTTTTCGGTTTGGTTATTGGATGTAAACTCGAAGCCAGGAAGAAGTGTGATTTTATCTTTATTCCCTGAAATGGAAGAAGTACTAGTCAATGCCCCCCTCCGATTTACTCGGTATTTATATCAAATAAGTAAGCCAGGGAGAGTGAAAAAATGA
- a CDS encoding YheC/YheD family protein produces the protein MKPCSLKIIDGDELVLKYPEQAVHKRPSKVSFGGATVEVKSLPLKTSSDHHYMISRALADQLNIPSTIRRIHVLQKEDTLHFGPLIGIITSGFTSIQTKPVGDRSSFFSRLIKLQAKNGVCFILFGKEHINWEDGTITGFSYGKNGWEQLTVPFPHVIYDRLPNRKMEGEKSFRMVKKKLQEDYLIPWFNPGFFNKLEVFERIEQDSDAVEYLPESHSFTSFSVVERMLSQYGHVYIKPQDGSLGNDVHQVLYHREQGAYYCRYKDETGNKRLRKFDTLEKLIKVVFHRKPLSKMMVQQGIHLMKYDQNPVDFRVHTNKDEDGVWRVSAIAAKVAGLGSPTTHIKYGGEVKTLEEIIPDESMRTKIHDQITVASITLSKVLERYMSGIIAEIGFDFGVDTSGRVWLFEANSKPGRSIFIHPEMRSFEKLTRQLTLSYAIFLTKQSILSPEELFL, from the coding sequence ATGAAACCATGTTCACTCAAAATCATAGATGGAGATGAATTAGTACTAAAATATCCAGAACAGGCTGTTCATAAAAGACCGTCAAAAGTTTCATTTGGAGGAGCCACGGTCGAAGTAAAAAGCTTACCTCTAAAAACGTCATCCGACCATCATTATATGATATCACGTGCTCTAGCCGATCAATTAAACATCCCGTCAACAATCCGAAGAATCCATGTCTTGCAGAAGGAAGATACCCTTCACTTCGGTCCCCTTATTGGGATTATTACATCTGGTTTTACGTCCATACAAACAAAGCCAGTTGGTGATCGAAGCTCCTTTTTTTCAAGATTGATTAAACTTCAAGCCAAGAACGGAGTGTGTTTTATTCTGTTCGGCAAAGAACATATCAACTGGGAGGATGGGACGATTACAGGCTTTTCCTATGGAAAAAACGGTTGGGAACAATTAACCGTTCCATTTCCCCATGTGATTTATGACCGCTTACCGAATCGGAAAATGGAAGGTGAAAAGAGCTTTCGAATGGTGAAAAAAAAGCTTCAGGAAGATTACCTAATTCCCTGGTTTAATCCCGGCTTCTTTAACAAGTTGGAAGTGTTTGAGCGAATTGAGCAAGATTCAGATGCCGTGGAATATCTTCCCGAATCTCATTCCTTTACATCGTTTTCCGTAGTAGAAAGAATGTTATCCCAGTACGGGCATGTGTATATTAAGCCTCAGGATGGAAGTCTAGGAAACGATGTCCATCAAGTTCTCTACCATCGTGAACAAGGTGCCTACTACTGTCGCTACAAAGATGAGACAGGAAATAAGCGCCTTCGAAAATTCGATACATTGGAGAAACTAATTAAAGTGGTATTTCATAGAAAGCCCCTTAGTAAAATGATGGTGCAGCAAGGGATTCACCTTATGAAGTATGATCAAAACCCAGTCGATTTTCGTGTGCATACAAACAAAGATGAAGATGGTGTCTGGAGAGTTTCAGCCATTGCTGCTAAAGTAGCCGGTCTAGGAAGCCCCACTACTCATATTAAGTATGGTGGTGAAGTGAAAACACTAGAGGAGATTATCCCCGACGAATCAATGAGAACAAAGATTCATGATCAAATAACGGTAGCTAGTATTACATTAAGTAAGGTTCTTGAGAGGTACATGTCAGGAATCATTGCTGAAATTGGCTTTGATTTTGGAGTCGACACTTCCGGTAGAGTTTGGTTGTTTGAAGCCAATTCAAAACCTGGTCGCTCTATTTTCATCCACCCAGAAATGAGAAGCTTCGAAAAGCTAACAAGGCAACTCACACTCTCCTACGCCATTTTTCTGACCAAACAGTCCATCCTCTCACCAGAGGAGCTGTTCTTATGA
- a CDS encoding PucR family transcriptional regulator, protein MIEKLKEMFPSSQLQSFPPNHSSDLKWYYDPQEELYMGFKNDDLSQETVNLLNTLFEKWESGGRLNYNHTPLQHAWLELLQTGQANDIIGECHSVRLTFVELSQMDISSTDIEEACLGFFNQAIHIVWLSETSLVLIERDSSSTIQFDDLLAFSKILEADLYTKMKFYLGKPRVIGNNVDIQQTFRRENRLFQKIKTEFPRQSYFTFERIAPSLMIQELPGTFLQLLKEEYSSILEDKELLQTIQVYIENNMNASLTAKKLFMHRNSLLYRIDKFTEKTGLDIKQFESAWIVYFLSLIQE, encoded by the coding sequence ATGATTGAAAAATTAAAAGAAATGTTCCCTTCTTCACAGCTGCAATCTTTTCCACCCAATCATTCATCTGATTTGAAGTGGTATTATGACCCACAAGAAGAGCTCTACATGGGTTTTAAAAATGACGACCTATCACAAGAAACCGTTAATCTGTTAAATACTCTTTTTGAAAAATGGGAATCCGGAGGTCGACTCAATTACAATCACACGCCCCTTCAGCATGCATGGCTTGAATTATTACAAACGGGTCAAGCAAATGACATAATCGGCGAGTGCCATTCTGTTCGTTTAACCTTTGTTGAACTTTCTCAAATGGACATTTCTTCTACCGATATTGAGGAAGCATGTCTAGGATTTTTTAATCAAGCCATACACATTGTCTGGCTTTCGGAGACCTCACTAGTTCTTATCGAAAGAGATTCAAGTTCTACGATACAATTCGATGACTTACTTGCATTCAGTAAAATTCTCGAGGCCGACCTCTATACCAAAATGAAGTTTTATCTGGGTAAACCACGGGTGATTGGAAACAACGTGGACATTCAACAAACATTTAGACGTGAAAATAGGCTGTTTCAAAAAATAAAGACAGAATTTCCTCGACAATCTTATTTTACATTTGAAAGAATCGCTCCATCCCTCATGATTCAAGAATTACCGGGTACTTTTTTGCAGTTATTAAAGGAAGAATATAGTTCCATTTTAGAAGACAAAGAATTACTTCAAACCATTCAAGTCTACATAGAAAATAATATGAATGCCTCTTTAACGGCCAAAAAGTTATTCATGCACCGAAACAGTCTATTGTATCGAATTGATAAATTCACAGAGAAAACAGGGCTTGATATCAAACAGTTTGAATCAGCCTGGATTGTTTACTTTCTAAGCTTAATACAGGAATAA
- a CDS encoding YheC/YheD family protein, which translates to MSHEKEVLEGKLLKRLGIENVTVWVGVLAWRGRSGKIVGNKKLFAELQEALLPCGGISYIMTPHQSIENDWLKGYLYIPSEDSWIFAEFPIPDVIYNRVPFYHNEKEQCFIQFRESAKQKGIPFFNSHFLDKWSTYKLLSARTSIQNFLPETLEVTNEEACLQFLKTHICIYAKPKLKSKGFGVMRIRLKHDGKIYCETTSTTILFANFERFWERFHTTFEKNQYILQQAIEPKTYKGRRFDLRVLGQYNGTTYEVTGIGVRQSFHQEITTHVPRGGRIIPLSAVEHLVPAKSIEQLVIDIGEELNKDSGLFYEFSIDMGLDEEHTPYIFEVNAKPMTFDEKEIESTRMELLSKLCLTLSKQGPTT; encoded by the coding sequence ATGAGCCATGAAAAAGAAGTACTAGAAGGCAAACTGTTAAAACGATTAGGTATTGAAAACGTAACGGTTTGGGTTGGGGTTCTAGCCTGGAGGGGGCGATCCGGAAAAATTGTTGGAAACAAAAAGTTATTTGCTGAATTACAAGAAGCCCTTTTACCTTGCGGAGGCATTTCCTATATCATGACTCCACATCAAAGTATAGAGAATGACTGGTTAAAAGGGTATCTTTATATACCTTCTGAGGATTCCTGGATATTTGCTGAATTTCCAATACCGGATGTCATTTATAATAGAGTCCCCTTTTATCATAATGAAAAAGAACAATGCTTCATCCAGTTCAGAGAATCAGCGAAACAAAAAGGCATCCCCTTTTTCAATTCCCATTTCCTTGATAAATGGTCCACCTATAAATTATTGTCAGCACGTACTTCCATTCAGAACTTTTTACCTGAAACGTTGGAGGTAACTAACGAAGAAGCCTGTCTCCAATTTCTAAAAACCCATATTTGCATATACGCAAAACCAAAACTAAAGTCCAAAGGCTTTGGGGTTATGAGGATTCGACTGAAGCATGATGGAAAAATCTATTGTGAGACCACTTCAACCACCATCCTATTCGCTAATTTTGAGAGGTTTTGGGAAAGATTCCACACCACTTTTGAGAAGAATCAATACATCCTGCAACAAGCCATTGAACCTAAAACATATAAAGGAAGAAGGTTTGACTTACGGGTATTAGGGCAGTACAACGGAACAACTTATGAAGTGACCGGAATCGGAGTGAGACAGTCCTTCCACCAAGAAATCACAACTCATGTCCCAAGGGGAGGAAGAATCATTCCTTTATCAGCGGTGGAGCATTTAGTCCCTGCTAAATCAATCGAACAGCTCGTCATAGATATTGGTGAGGAATTAAACAAAGATAGTGGTTTATTTTATGAATTTTCCATAGATATGGGGTTAGATGAAGAGCACACTCCTTATATTTTTGAGGTCAATGCAAAACCTATGACATTCGATGAAAAGGAAATTGAATCCACGAGAATGGAGCTTTTAAGCAAATTATGCCTGACACTCTCCAAACAAGGCCCCACTACCTAA